From Juglans regia cultivar Chandler chromosome 6, Walnut 2.0, whole genome shotgun sequence, the proteins below share one genomic window:
- the LOC109012923 gene encoding class V chitinase-like: MPDFVKAGYWICGSRYFTRSVKDLPSELFTHLYAGFAEVNANDGRVTVPEKYEDQFRNFTNTVRERSHGVKTLLSIGGEGSHISTVVADPNKRQAFIRTSIDLASDFHFDGLDLCWLYPNSPTDNPENLKLLLEEWRRTATDSLLLTAAVYHHPVIPPSPIQEGNNVNFNYPCQAISENLDWINVLSIDFYTPSKSPGETGPVHGWRTRSTEPTKCGSHGIGSWINTEIIHVQKLVLGLPFYGYKWILDNPNICESIFALAHPATDTHPISYRNIPPSPRKHNKYYVASYVQNEGSWYGFDDECDISTKVREAIVGRKLRGYSAWNVNGDDEKWTLSNAAYNAANAVNP; this comes from the exons ATGCCTGACTTTGTGAAAGCCGGATACTGGATTTGCGGGTCTAGGTACTTCACCCGGTCGGTAAAAGATTTGCCTTCCGAACTCTTCACACATCTTTATGCTGGCTTTGCCGAGGTCAACGCTAATGATGGCAGGGTCACCGTTCCTGAGAAATACGAGGATCAATTCCGAAACTTCACCAACACCGTTCGAGAACGATCCCATGGAGTGAAAACTCTTTTATCCATCGGTGGTGAAGGCTCTCACATATCTACAGTGGTGGCAGATCCAAATAAGCGTCAAGCATTCATAAGGACCTCCATAGATCTAGCCAGTGATTTCCATTTCGATGGCCTTGACCTCTGCTGGCTGTACCCTAATTCCCCGACCGACAACCCTGAAAATCTGAAGTTACTCCTGGAGGAGTGGCGCCGTACTGCCACGGATTCGTTGCTGCTAACTGCAGCGGTGTATCACCACCCGGTCATTCCTCCCAGTCCCATCCAGGAGGGCAACAATGTTAATTTCAATTATCCTTGTCAGGCTATTTCAGAAAACTTGGATTGGATCAACGTACTGTCCATTGACTTCTATACTCCCTCCAAGTCACCGGGGGAGACTGGACCGGTTCATGGGTGGCGTACTCGATCTACAGAGCCAACCAAGTGCGGAAGTCATGGCATTGGAAGCTGGATTAATACTGAAATTATACATGTGCAAAAACTCGTCCTCGGCCTTCCATTTTATGGCTATAAATGGATTCTAGACAACCCGAATATCTGTGAATCAATCTTTGCACTGGCTCATCCAGCAACTGATACACACCCCATATCCTACAGAAATATCCCGCCAAGTCCCCGGAAACATAATAAATACTATGTTGCTAGCTACGTGCAGAACGAGGGGAGTTGGTATGGCTTTGATGATGAATGCGACATCTCCACAAAGGTTAGAGAGGCAATTGTTGGCCGTAAATTGCGCGGTTACTCTGCATGGAATGTGAACGGCGACGACGAAAAATGGACTCTTTCGAATGCAG CCTACAATGCGGCCAATGCGGTTAACCCGTAA